The sequence below is a genomic window from Coffea arabica cultivar ET-39 chromosome 4c, Coffea Arabica ET-39 HiFi, whole genome shotgun sequence.
TAGAAATTCGCCCCTAAATTTGAACAATCTCAACACAAAGTTATGACAGATTCCCCAAAATGCCCATCAAAGCTCTTCCTCGTCTTCTTCCCCTTTCCCTGCTCCCTAGCAAACAACACCAATACCACGAGGTTCACGACTAATAGCAAAGATTTCAgcactatttttttttgtggggggggggggggggcaaaGAAGCACAAAAGCTGCAAGTATTGGTTTTAAGCTTCAAAGTTTTAATCTTTCATGGAACTTAAGATAACGAAAACACTAATAATTAACCCCACAAAACAAGTTGAATGTACATGAGCTTTTATTCTAATGTTTAGGTGataattttaatgaaattctaCCAAATTTGGATAGAGTTTTGAACAAATAAAAAGTAGGGGAAAAAACCgagtggaaagaaagaaaagccatTGAAAAAGATGATGACCAGTCACTTTGTTagcttttttcaaattttttttatcattttctttcacgtttttccttttcattttcttggtaTTAAATAGTTTGTTTATAGTCCTGTTTTCTTTCTCCAATGCTTGTTTCAAGACGTTCAATTTTCCATTGGTTTTaacatttattttttgtttttatttttctcaattagttttactccatttatctttcttactaattttggagTTTTGTCTCATTCCTTtacttaattttcattttttgttctaTAAATGCTCTTTTATtgagtttttcattttatttgtggAATCTTCTGAACTATGCCTTTTTGTCATTTCTCAATACACACTAACGGAGTTAAACAACAGTCAATGACAAAGGGGTGATTGTAATTTGGCTAAATCATAAGGCTTGTTACGTAATATGGACAAACCTCTGGGGAGGTAGATGTAATAGGCAGCAAAACacaataaattaatttttttcccccaaaCTGGATGACACACAAAAATGCCAGTATTAGTATCACGTCGCATTATAAATATCACTTACTTTCCCttattttaaaacttttgtAACATTGTTTATTAACCCAACTCAGAATATTAATACTGAAAAACTATTTTTGTTTGGAAGTGTATAgataatttttgtttcaaaattgcCCTTTTGTTGTGTTAATGCTCATGGCAAATCAATTTAAAATCCTCAACATTTGAAAATTTACCTATTTACTTCCTTAGTGGAAAATTATAAGTTTTTATTGAGGTTAGGAGATTGTTTAACGaacttttattttataatttggacaagataaattaaaatttttgcaACTTATGAATAATTTACAAAACACGTAAAAAtcattcattaattttttttgggcacATCTTGAGAGCATTTTCATACATACTGTTTTAGTCAGGCGACTTTCTCGAAATAATgcgaaaaagagaaaatatcaCAAAAGTGATGCTGAGCTCGCTTCTATATTAAAGGTTGCTGCAAATGTCAGACAAGGCTTCACAgaaaatttgattaaaattttttttttaaaagtcagaaccaattttttttttttttcattttcacaaaaaGTTTCGCCACAAATGGAGAATGAGGccgagaaaaaaaatatttttttttggaaaaaatattttttaaattttttttttggagaaaccGCAAATTGCATTTGCGGCAAAGGAGAAGCCAAGACGTGGGGCAcggacggttgcaggtgcaaccgtcCCTGCCAATTGTAGTCATTATCAACTGGCCGTAACTCTCTTTGTACATGGTGTAACTTTTTTCTCACAGGAtgtattttcacaacagatagTGACGGGTCCCACACATGATGCGGAAATCGAGTTACGTCTTGTTATCTCCCTGCCCCATTTCCGAGAAGCCACCATTTGTGTCCATTTGTCTTATCAGCAGTTGTAGTTTTCCCATGCTCTGGTTGCATTCGACatgaaaataattatataaatattcatgTATTACTTCCCATGATGCTGTTCATGACATGTTAAATTTAAGCAGAAGCGTCTGAGTCCTCTGCTAGTTGGAATTATTACTTTTTTGCTGGAATTGATCATTTTGTACGAGATAAAGTGGTGGCATCTAGCCTTATAATAGAGGATTTTGCAGCTGATGTTCTTTCGTTACACCATAATTGCTGACCTCATACAGTTGCAAAACCTATGTAAAATGTATCTCGATCCTGCGTAGTGTGCTCATCTTGGATTGAtggtaatataaaaaaaaaaaaaaaaaggcttttgGGATATTACAATCCTTGAATTAAAGAATGCGGAGGATAGTTAGCTTATTCGACCGTCAAGATATTGGCCTATCTAACTCTTGTATTGTCCCTTTCGAGATGTCTGTTGAGTATTTAGCTAAGCAGATGCGGGATAGAAAACATGAAGGTAAGTGTCGCAGAGGGGCATATCCATACATGTTGTTCATGTACTCGACATATTTAATTTTCAATATGTCTTGCTGGcattaaaaccaaaaaattcaaaaatggaTGATTTGGGCATATTTAATCTTcaattcattttatattttcaaccaaAAGGAAGCTGAAAGCATTTGTATAGGATGATTAATCACCATTTATGAAATTAACACAATTTTTGTAGTTaaattaaagggataatttcacaaacctcccctgaggtatTTAATAATTACAGGGAGCTCtcctcaaattttaaaaattacatgtACCTCCCCGACTTTTACTGTTTATATAACAATATAGGTCCAACAAGGAAGATTTTCTCTTAAAAATCCTAAATTACCCTTTTGTACAAAACTAAGAAAGCAAAATATAATATGTttaatcattttcttccatattttgcaCAAATCAACAAGCCTAATTCCTAACAACCATCCAAGTATAAGTTTCAAATCCAAATAACCATAAAAAAGATTCTAAGTTGCATATATAACATCAACTTActacgtaaaaaaaaaaacactcatacacacacacacacacctcCCATTATCTCAATGCTCAAATACATTTTCAATACAAGCTAATATGATCTAGAACCACCATTACAACCTTCTTATGgtcttaaaaatattaatattgtAAAAGTAAAGAATAAATTCTACCTCGACAATAAAATCATAACAAAAATTTCCAATCCAATGAAAGAAATCCTTAtgtaattattaatattttataaaagTTTTTTATGACAACAAACAAACTATGacaaatttcacatctctagttcttcttcctatttcaatcataaatttcattatttatttctctatCATTGCAAAAATAGACAagacagaaaattttttttttttggattttgtaaATCTAGTGCCTTAAATTTAGAATTGTCTAGCAAGTGGAGGGTAGTATAGGCATTTTATTACGTCAAGGAAGTTAAGTGTAATTTCTTAAACTTAAGGGGAGCCGAGTGAAATTgtaagaaacctcaagggaggtttctgaaattattcctAAATTAAATTTGCAGCTTTTAGGGTTAGGATTTATGTATTAGGGTTTTATTGTGAGCGTTTAGGGATTATTGTTTTAGGGTTGGGGTTTGCAGGCAAAATTATCGCAATtccatattaaaaaaaaaaagatttgccACCCATTTGAGGTGCGGCAaatcctttaaaaaaaattatttgattcaCCGCCCTTTTGAGGTATGGCAAAACCTTGTaaagtatattttaaaaaaatccagTCCTTTTACTTCCTTGGCgacgaaaaaaatgaaattgaaatcaattttttttgaaaccTACTTTTCCATTTGCAGCGAAccttaaaatcaaaatcaatcatacttttgtgatattttcttattttaaaattattctaAGAAATTCGCCGGCATGAGCCGGATCAATAGCTTTTAGTCCAGGACACTCAAGAAGTGAAAGACCTGCCAGAAAACAAAAGTTTCCGAGACTAAATCACCAGAAAATGAAccataaaaaagaaagagagatagaTCAGCTAATACTGCCAATAGGAGAAAATTGGTACTAACGCTTAGCTGTAAGATGTGGGCGCCAAGCCATTAGATGTGCGGTCATTAGCCAAACAGTAAGGTACGAACGGCCGCGATCTTTTGCCACACATTACATGTGCGGCTTCTGAAAATATTGTGGGACCATCATGGACCGTTTGCCtcaaagtttttatttttatttttttggaaacgACAACGATTGTATAACCTAATTTATTCTATACTAAAGGGGAGGAGGCGAACCTAAGGAGGCCTAAGGATAATTCGGAGGGGACTGAATCACCACCGGATCAAACAGGTGTACAACACACCGGCCTGAATTTTTTTGAAGCAAACACTTAAATGTGACATTTTTGGTGGAATCTCACCAAGTTAGGTGGTGGCCACCCGCCCAAAGGCTAGAGGTGCCTCAaagtttttagaaacaaaactTTTTACCTTCGCCGCAACCCCGTTTGGATTGCGATTTTTCTcagaaaaatgtgttcacgtTCTCAGAAAAATTGTTAtgttttccgtgaacacatttttctaTCACCTTTTTAACTTACATCTATCAAATCACTATAacaatttttctataaaaaatccagaaaaacgCAATCcaacctgaaattttttttaaattttcatccTCCGCTGCAAATTACTTTTGCAGCAAATCAACAAAATAAATTGGTtccaacttaaaacaaaaaataaagaaatttaaatcaaattttttattaaacctCATATGATATTTGCAGCAACCCTTGACCTGAAAGCCAACCTTCAACAGCATCACTTTTGTGATGTTTTCTTGTTTTCGCATTATTCTGAGAAATTACCCCTAAGTTAAAAATACAATTttaaacacttttttttttaaatttcaagcCATCCATGtggataaaaatgaaaatgctaaataattatataaaatttcttaAATTCACTCAAAAACACTTACATAAAAAGAAAGATTTCTTTATTTGGTAACCTAAAAGGCACCTAATTAGCACATCAAGAAAATTAAGATGGACCAACGTTAAAGTTTTAAACTCATaattagaggtgtcaaaatgggtgacttggacGGGTTTGAGTTGGGTAAAATGGATAATGGGTATAAGactataagtgagtcaactcatttatacccatttaattagatgggtataaatgggtaagttaaaaaatgaatttggtaatccaattacccatttataacctatttattttaactttttgtaatcTATGACTCATAATCAACCACCCTAAATTACTAACACTTTAGCACAGGAAATGTATCCTTCCACCAAAATAATCCACCCCCTATTACAGCATCAAATACAGATTCAGGCTGATACTTTCTAGCCCTAAATCCATCCTTTAGAAAATCAACAAAAGAATAACAgaaaaatatacatcaaatatGTATGTATCAGTCGAAACTGTGTGATACTGCATAATGTGAAAGAGGTAGGTGGTCAATattagtcaaaaaatgaattcaaCTTCGAGAAGAAATTTCTTTGTTTATGGATTCTTGGTTAAAGAGCAGCAAAAGATTAAAACTATAATTGAATTGCATCTGAGTTTGCTCGAGTCCAGGAAGCACTTCTTCCACATCTTACCCAAGAATGCTTATCAGCCATGCATGCAACAAATATCTTCAATATCCACTCAAAGTTAAGCCCACCAATATTTTTCCATTCATAGTTTCTTTCTAGGTAGGCTCAAAGTGTACAGAGGTACAAACAACGAAGTTCATTGCGGCTAAAACATTCAGGTGAATGGCTCAGCCGGCGCGGCTGTGCCTGAGGAGTTCAAATTCTCCTTCATGGTTCTTTTACAGCCATTTCTTGAAACTTCCCACCCTTTCCAAACGGTATTGCAGAAGGGACTATGCAACTCCGGTAATGCTAAAAAACCCACAAAAATTGACGGGCAACTCGACCATCTTTGGCTTAGAGTTGGGAAAGGGTGTCCATAGACGTAATCTTGAATTAAGAAGCTTGGGTAATCAAGGTAAAGTAAGTGAAGCCAGGAAGATGTTCGATGAAATGCCGCAAAGAGATGTCGTTTCTTATGCTTCCATGATTACGATTTATCTTAAACAAAATGATCTTCCTAGAGCTGAAAGTTTGTATAGTGCAATGCCCGAGAGAAATATTGTAGCTGATTCGGCAATGGTGCACGCCTATGCTAAGGTTGGTCAGCTGGATCTTGCGCGGAAAATATTTGATCGTATGCCTTGTAGAAGTGTGTTTTCTTGGACTGGTTTGATTTCTGGGTATTTTAAACATGGAAGGGTGGATGAGGCTTGTGAACTCTTTCGACAAATGCCTGAGAAAAACGTGGTTTCGTGGACTACAATGTTGGTGGGTTTTGctagaaatggcttgattgatCAGGCGCAGGAAACTTTTGATCAAATGCCTGTCAAAAATGTGGTTTCTTGGACAGCTATGATCAGGGCTTATGTGGAGAGTGGTCAAGTTGATCAGGCCTTTCAGCTTTTCTATCAAATGCCTGAACGTAATCTCTATTCCTGGAATATAATGATCCACGCCTGCTTGGATTATGACTTGGTGAATGAGGCTGTGCGGCTGTTTAATTCCATGCCATGGACGAATGCAGTTTCTTGGACCACAATGGTTACTGGTCTTGCACAGAAAGGATTTATTGATTTGGCTCGGAAGTATTTTGATCAAATGCCAAGCAAGGATATAATTGCTTGGAATGCTATGGTATCAGCCTATGCTGATCATGGCATCATGTCTGAGGCTAGTAAGCTTTTCAGTTTGATGCCAAATCACAACGTGGTGACATGGAATGCCATGATTGATGGGTATGCCAAAAATGGGCGTCAAGATGAAGCTCTCAAGCACTTTGTTCTCATGCTACGAAGCTCCAGTGGTGCTAACACAATTACCCTCACTAGTGTAGTGATTGCATGTGAGGGAATTGTTGAGCTGTTGCAAGCTCATGGTCTTCTTGTCAAGCTAGGTCTTGAGCAAGCGACCTCATTGACCAATGCTCTTGTTACCATGTACTCTAGGAGTGGAGATCTTAGCTCAGCACGACTTGTCTTTGAGAATCTTGAAGCGAAAGACATTTTGTCATGGACAGCGATGATTCTGGCGTACTCTAATCATGGTTATGGTAACCAAGCATTACAGATATTTGCTCAGATGTTGCGATCAGGCAATAAACCAGACGAGGTTACGTTTGTGGGAGTCTTGACGGCCTGTAGTCATGCAGGTCTTGTCAAGAAAGGCCAAAGGCTTTTTGACTCCATGAGGTCTGCATATAATATCATTCCCAATAAAGAGCATTACTGTTGTCTTGTTGACATCCTTGGTCGAGCGGGGCTAGTCAATGAGGCTGTCAAGGTGGTTTGCCAAATGCCTCCAGGTGAATGTGATGTTGCTGTTTTAGGAGCACTACTTGGCTCGTGCAAGTTATATGGGGAGGTCGCCCTGGCAAagcttttgggtgagaaattaTTAGAGCTGGAGCCATCTAGTTCAGGAAGTTATGTGCTTCTATCTAACTTGTATGCTGCTTGCGGTTTGTGGGACAATTTTGCTCATATAAGAAAGAGGATGAAGGAGAGTAGAGTGAATAAAGTACCTGGTTTTAGTCAAGTAGAAGTAAAGGGTGAGAATCATGTGTTTTACGCAGGGGACAGATCTCATAAGGAAATGGAGCAGATTTATGCTGCACTGAAGGAGAAGCTTCTACCGGTGATGCAAGATAAATATTGCATGTACGAAGCTGTAGCAGTATAGATTGACATGGAATTACATTTAGAGCTTGTGCTACGGTGTGGTGATGCAATTTTTGATTGCTGGGATATGCTTTCCACTAAATTGATGCACAGTGCTGCAACAGGTGAAATGTGATAACTAACTAAATTTGGTTTGTTTTGAGGTATTACATTTGTACACTTTGTATCACACagacacacaaacacacacaaagGCATGTACACCTAAGTGTACACGTAGATACTCCTATTTGCCTCTGACTATAGCTGTGAACTAACTGATCTTTTGCATTATCCTGAAGTACGCTACAAAAGCATGTCTGAGATACCACACTGAACCAGGAAGATTAGGGGAAAGTATGACCCCAACGTTATTCTATCTTTGAATGTTGACGTTCTCTAGTTTGTAATCCTTTCATTTGTTCTGCTGACaataaaacagaaaatgaagaatttcttCCCATAAAGCTTTGAAATCCTATTTTACTAATTTGCGTCAAAATTGAACGTGGACTAAACCTTGCATATAAGTCAAGATGGGCTCAGTGGTGCAGCATTAATTTCTCAATTGAGTTTTCACATTCAGCTCAGTAGTAAGATAGGACCTTTCAATTTTCAAGAGTTTGTTTCCAGTGAGGAATTGTATCTAAACATTTATCATAATGTTGATGATTAACCATGTCCATTTGACTGTCTAAAATAACTCAAAAGGTCATAGAGTCTTTCCTAACTGTCTTTTGATGTATTGATATTCCCGATTCCGTAGCTGAATTGGTGGAAATGCTGCTGAAAAGCACGGAGTTCCAAGGGTATGCATTTGACGGGGCCAAGgtgaagaagagagaaaaggagaCCGGTAATTTAGAGAAGAGATGCTGCCTATATTTTGGACTTCCAAATAGATCAAGTTTCCTATTGCTTAACTTTGTGCAGCTAAATTGAGCCCTCGTGAAACAAATCAATATCAGATAGGCTTCCCAATTGTTCCAGCAGAAAGAAAAGCTTAGGACTTTGCTTTGCATAAGAGATTCTCAAAGCTGAAGATTCTTACTTATCTAACCAAGACTATCAAACAGGGTTCCATAACAAAGCAAAAATAGGAGGCCTGGCAATGGTAATGCAGGTAATGCAAATGGAAAAGTAATGGCCGGGTAATGCTGGCATTTTATGAATTTTATTCTAACTTGTTGATCCTAATATTTCATTTGTAATATCAGGTTTATTTGATGACTGAAATGCCCTATACTTGTACAGATTTCTGCAGGCTTCCTAACAGGGAGAAAAGGGTCAAAAGGttctttgatcaaaacaaggtcCATACCTTTCCTATGTTGGAAGTTACAGGTCCGATTCAAACTCTCCTAGATACCTTGTTGGTCTTCATCAGATAGATGACACTTAATTGGCATCTATCCTGAGAAGCTTCTTGCATTCCATGTTCACAAGTGTTACTTTCAAATGAACTAACTAACTCAGTAGCTGCTTCTGTTGTTCTTTATTGTGAGTATTCCCCGGATACCCGGttcattgtttctttttttgagGCACATTTTCTTTGTAAACATGACAATACAAAAGACTGAAATAAGAGAAAGTCGATATAGCGCAGATGGATTTACCGAACAATTTAATACCATTTAAGAGCAAGTTCAGTACAGAATCATTTTTCTGCTGGTGATCCAGTtctaagaaaaaattttgatctTGAGAAAATACTTTATTgtctgttttggttcataaagTAGCATTTCTTTTTCAGTTAACTTTCATCAGTCGACCATTGACCAATAATGCTCATTTGTATTATGCAAGACAATACAAATCATAATTTTAAACAGTACTTTTATGGTCTGTATTAGTACTCTAgcaagtccttttttttttccgcaaTTAGCTGTTAGTGGTGCCCCTAATCAACCAGTAAATGTTCATTCGGATAGAATAACATGATAAAAATCAGTACATTAAGATAAGGCAACGTTTTTGTTGATACAAAACATAGAAAGTTCAGTAAGTAAAATTATTTTGACATAAACTACAATTGAGAGGAGTTTTACACTCACTTTAACTGACAGAAAGCATGCGCAAATTTTGCTAAAAGAGTGTTAGATTCGTCTGTTTTCTTCTTCCAATTTCAAGGGCATTACGATTTATACATTTGCATACATTCAACATCTCGTAAACAAATTCAGGAAGACATTTAAAAATGAAAGTTCGCAAATGAGGAACTAGTGGATGTCTATAGATAACCTGCATTTTTCCAAATTGAAGAATCAATAGACATTATTATTAGTCGAGTATCATTGCTTTTTTTGAAGTACCAATACCCAGTTTTGTCCTCTGTAATCCGCAAAGCTTAAATTAATAACAACGAAAAATGTAATTTTAGAAAATGAACAGTTCCCATTAAATGGCAAGCATTGCTGATTCCAAATGAACAGCAGCTATCTTTGCAATGTCTTCAACCACGAACAGAAGAAATCAATGTTCTACACTTCAAAACCTCCCCAGCATGACGACGTAACCCAACTTTGCATCTGCAATGACAATAATGTGCTTCTGCTACATGCACTCACAAAATAGTCTCACAAC
It includes:
- the LOC113739416 gene encoding uncharacterized protein, with amino-acid sequence MAQPARLCLRSSNSPSWFFYSHFLKLPTLSKRYCRRDYATPVMLKNPQKLTGNSTIFGLELGKGVHRRNLELRSLGNQGKVSEARKMFDEMPQRDVVSYASMITIYLKQNDLPRAESLYSAMPERNIVADSAMVHAYAKVGQLDLARKIFDRMPCRSVFSWTGLISGYFKHGRVDEACELFRQMPEKNVVSWTTMLVGFARNGLIDQAQETFDQMPVKNVVSWTAMIRAYVESGQVDQAFQLFYQMPERNLYSWNIMIHACLDYDLVNEAVRLFNSMPWTNAVSWTTMVTGLAQKGFIDLARKYFDQMPSKDIIAWNAMVSAYADHGIMSEASKLFSLMPNHNVVTWNAMIDGYAKNGRQDEALKHFVLMLRSSSGANTITLTSVVIACEGIVELLQAHGLLVKLGLEQATSLTNALVTMYSRSGDLSSARLVFENLEAKDILSWTAMILAYSNHGYGNQALQIFAQMLRSGNKPDEVTFVGVLTACSHAGLVKKGQRLFDSMRSAYNIIPNKEHYCCLVDILGRAGLVNEAVKVVCQMPPGECDVAVLGALLGSCKLYGEVALAKLLGEKLLELEPSSSGSYVLLSNLYAACGLWDNFAHIRKRMKESRVNKVPGFSQVEVKGENHVFYAGDRSHKEMEQIYAALKEKLLPVMQDKYCMYEAVAV